One genomic segment of Pseudomonas sp. p1(2021b) includes these proteins:
- the mqo gene encoding malate dehydrogenase (quinone), with amino-acid sequence MAQNESVDVVLVGAGIMSATLAVLLKELDPSIKLEVVEAMDSGAAESSNPWNNAGTGHAGLCELNYTPQAADGSIDIKKAVHINTQFEVSRQFWAYLIRKGGFGSPRAFINPVPHLSYVEGDKGVAFLKKRFELLKQHHAFAEMEYTEDKAVMNEWMPLMMPGRPADQHIAATRVIKGTDVNFGALTNKLLKQLGNCPDAQVKYSKKVVGLRRNGSGWTVSIKDVNSGGSREVDARFVFLGAGGAALPLLQMSGIPESKGFGGFPVSGQWLRCDNPEIVKQHQAKVYSQAAVGAPPMSVPHLDTRVVDGKKSLLFGPYAGFTTKFLKHGSLLDLPLSVRMGNIGPMLAVARDNMDLTKYLVSEVMQSMEQRLESLRRFYPEAKAEDWRLEVAGQRVQIIKKDPKKGGILQFGTELVSAQDGSLAALLGASPGASVTVSIMLELIERCFPEQAKGAWAAKLKEIFPAREKVLATDAALYHKISAQNDEALEMVEDSSPAQHYA; translated from the coding sequence ATGGCGCAGAACGAATCGGTTGATGTAGTACTGGTAGGCGCGGGCATCATGAGTGCCACCCTGGCCGTACTGCTCAAGGAACTCGACCCGTCGATCAAGCTGGAGGTCGTCGAGGCGATGGACTCCGGTGCCGCGGAAAGTTCCAACCCCTGGAACAACGCAGGGACGGGCCATGCTGGCCTGTGCGAGCTGAACTATACGCCCCAGGCCGCCGATGGCAGCATCGACATCAAGAAGGCCGTGCATATCAATACCCAGTTCGAGGTGTCCCGCCAGTTCTGGGCCTATCTCATTCGCAAGGGCGGCTTCGGCTCGCCACGCGCCTTCATCAACCCGGTGCCGCATTTGAGCTACGTCGAAGGCGACAAGGGCGTTGCGTTCCTCAAGAAGCGCTTCGAGCTGCTCAAGCAGCATCACGCCTTCGCCGAGATGGAGTACACCGAAGACAAGGCCGTGATGAACGAGTGGATGCCACTGATGATGCCAGGCCGCCCAGCCGACCAGCACATCGCCGCCACCCGCGTGATCAAAGGTACCGACGTCAATTTCGGCGCCCTGACCAACAAGCTGCTCAAGCAACTGGGCAACTGCCCGGACGCCCAGGTCAAGTACAGCAAGAAAGTCGTCGGCCTGCGTCGCAACGGCAGCGGCTGGACCGTCAGCATCAAGGACGTCAACAGCGGCGGCAGCCGTGAAGTCGATGCCCGCTTCGTGTTCCTCGGCGCCGGCGGTGCGGCCCTGCCGCTGCTGCAGATGTCCGGTATCCCCGAGAGCAAGGGCTTCGGTGGCTTCCCGGTCAGCGGCCAGTGGCTGCGCTGTGACAACCCGGAGATCGTCAAGCAGCACCAGGCCAAGGTCTACAGCCAGGCTGCGGTCGGCGCGCCGCCCATGTCGGTCCCGCACCTCGATACCCGCGTGGTGGATGGCAAGAAGTCCCTGCTGTTCGGCCCGTACGCAGGCTTCACCACCAAGTTCCTCAAGCATGGCTCCCTGCTCGACCTGCCGTTGTCGGTACGTATGGGCAACATCGGCCCGATGCTGGCCGTGGCCCGCGACAACATGGACCTGACCAAGTATCTGGTCAGCGAAGTGATGCAGTCGATGGAACAGCGCCTGGAGTCCCTGCGCCGCTTCTACCCTGAAGCCAAGGCCGAGGACTGGCGCCTGGAAGTCGCCGGCCAACGCGTGCAGATCATCAAGAAGGACCCGAAGAAGGGCGGTATCCTGCAGTTCGGTACCGAGCTGGTGTCGGCCCAGGATGGCAGCCTCGCGGCGCTGCTCGGCGCCTCGCCAGGCGCTTCGGTGACCGTGTCGATCATGCTCGAGCTGATCGAACGCTGCTTCCCCGAGCAGGCCAAGGGTGCCTGGGCTGCCAAGCTCAAGGAGATCTTCCCGGCCCGCGAGAAGGTCCTGGCGACCGATGCTGCGCTCTATCACAAGATCAGCGCGCAGAACGACGAAGCGCTGGAAATGGTCGAGGACAGCAGCCCGGCGCAGCACTACGCCTGA
- a CDS encoding YajG family lipoprotein, translating to MLQRLLFGLIAVTSLSLVGCAHSPQQLSPQPKLTAQLNPVGRGQPVVVKVVDGRASQSLGTRGGMYPETSTISVSGNDIVPKLQAQAEAAVRLLGFTPTPNAYNAPQLTVTLAELKYQSPKDNLYVTEATIGATFRADVSNANRRYSGRYGASLDQRFGMAPNQETNTKLVGDVLSDALTRLFKDPTIGQVLGE from the coding sequence ATGTTGCAACGACTGTTGTTCGGTTTGATCGCGGTGACCAGCCTGAGCCTGGTCGGTTGTGCCCACAGCCCGCAACAACTCAGCCCGCAACCCAAGCTCACCGCCCAGCTCAACCCGGTCGGTCGTGGCCAGCCGGTGGTGGTCAAGGTGGTCGACGGGCGTGCTTCGCAGTCCCTGGGCACCCGCGGTGGCATGTACCCTGAAACCAGCACCATCAGCGTCAGTGGCAATGACATCGTGCCCAAGCTGCAGGCCCAGGCCGAGGCGGCGGTGCGCCTGCTCGGCTTCACCCCGACGCCCAACGCCTACAATGCCCCGCAGCTGACCGTGACCCTGGCCGAGCTCAAGTACCAGTCGCCCAAGGACAACCTGTACGTGACCGAAGCCACCATTGGCGCCACCTTCCGTGCCGACGTGTCCAACGCCAACCGCCGCTACAGCGGCCGCTACGGCGCCTCGCTGGACCAACGCTTCGGCATGGCGCCGAACCAGGAAACCAACACCAAGCTGGTGGGTGACGTGCTCAGCGATGCCCTGACCCGCCTGTTCAAGGACCCGACCATCGGTCAGGTGCTGGGCGAATAA
- a CDS encoding PA4642 family protein, translating into MRKDKKQVIGDEISDDYVKTFLRFEPADALTSPSLHKLVKAYRGLRVDDFERFVGFFVEAGLDLDGKDEQGKTFVELIADQRNAAEYIEIINNARG; encoded by the coding sequence ATGCGTAAAGACAAGAAGCAGGTGATTGGTGACGAGATCAGCGACGACTACGTCAAGACGTTCCTTCGGTTCGAGCCGGCCGATGCGCTGACCTCGCCTTCGCTGCACAAGCTGGTCAAAGCCTACCGTGGCCTGCGCGTCGACGACTTCGAGCGCTTCGTCGGCTTCTTCGTCGAGGCTGGCCTGGACCTGGACGGCAAGGACGAACAGGGCAAGACCTTCGTCGAGCTGATTGCCGACCAGCGTAATGCGGCCGAGTACATCGAGATCATCAATAACGCCCGAGGCTGA